From Actinosynnema mirum DSM 43827, a single genomic window includes:
- a CDS encoding response regulator transcription factor, which produces MRVLIVEDEPHLAQAVRDGLRLAAIAADVAGDGRTALELLDVNAYDLLVLDRDIPGPSGDEVARRVVASGRGTPILMLTAADRIDDKASGFELGADDYLTKPFELRELVLRLRALDRRRAHARPPVHEIAGLRLDPFRREVFRDGRLVPLTRKQFAVLEVLVAARGGVISAEELLERAWDEHADPFTNAVRITVSALRKRLGQPWVITTVPGVGYRIDTGGG; this is translated from the coding sequence GTGCGCGTGCTGATCGTGGAGGACGAGCCCCACCTGGCCCAGGCCGTCCGGGACGGGCTGCGGCTGGCCGCCATCGCCGCCGACGTCGCCGGTGACGGCCGCACCGCCCTGGAGCTGCTCGACGTCAACGCCTACGACCTGCTGGTGCTCGACCGCGACATCCCCGGACCGTCCGGCGACGAGGTCGCCAGGCGCGTCGTCGCCTCCGGCCGGGGCACCCCGATCCTGATGCTCACCGCCGCCGACCGCATCGACGACAAGGCGTCCGGGTTCGAGCTGGGCGCCGACGACTACCTGACCAAGCCGTTCGAGCTGCGCGAGCTGGTGCTGCGGCTGCGCGCGCTCGACCGCAGGCGCGCGCACGCCAGGCCGCCGGTGCACGAGATCGCCGGGCTGCGGCTGGACCCGTTCCGCCGCGAGGTCTTCCGCGACGGGCGGCTGGTCCCCCTCACCCGCAAGCAGTTCGCCGTGCTGGAGGTCCTGGTGGCCGCGCGCGGCGGGGTGATCAGCGCCGAGGAGCTGCTGGAGCGGGCCTGGGACGAGCACGCCGACCCGTTCACCAACGCCGTGCGGATCACCGTCTCGGCGCTGCGCAAGCGGCTCGGGCAGCCGTGGGTGATCACCACGGTGCCGGGGGTGGGCTACCGGATCGACACCGGCGGTGGCTAG
- a CDS encoding VanZ family protein, whose product MPGTPRTRGIVLTTVAVLVLASVLFALRRPLMMAAPACAAGRWHGCLGTENGVVLVTLVGVPVAVLAAWALARLRGAGAWRASVAEVGMVYGTLPWLWITLMPGERAGEVPGRLSLLPLRDLLGMGPLGIVGNLLVFAALGFFAPVRFPALASAPRALALGAVCSLLVETAQYVLQLDRVSSVDDVLLNATGAALAALASRRWWARAPRPRPAAARP is encoded by the coding sequence ATGCCTGGAACGCCGCGCACGCGCGGGATCGTGCTCACCACCGTGGCCGTGCTGGTCCTCGCCTCGGTCCTGTTCGCCCTGCGCCGGCCGCTGATGATGGCCGCGCCCGCGTGCGCGGCGGGCCGGTGGCACGGGTGCCTGGGCACCGAGAACGGCGTGGTGCTCGTGACGCTGGTCGGCGTGCCGGTCGCCGTCCTGGCCGCGTGGGCGCTGGCCCGCCTCCGGGGCGCGGGGGCGTGGCGCGCCTCGGTGGCCGAGGTCGGGATGGTCTACGGGACGCTCCCGTGGTTGTGGATCACGCTGATGCCGGGTGAGCGCGCGGGCGAGGTCCCCGGCAGGCTGAGCCTGCTGCCGCTGCGCGACCTGCTGGGGATGGGGCCGCTGGGGATCGTGGGGAACCTGCTGGTGTTCGCGGCGCTCGGCTTCTTCGCGCCGGTGCGGTTCCCGGCGCTGGCGTCCGCACCGCGCGCGCTGGCGCTGGGCGCGGTCTGCTCGCTGCTGGTCGAGACCGCGCAGTACGTCCTCCAGCTGGACCGGGTGTCGTCGGTGGACGACGTGCTGCTCAACGCGACCGGCGCGGCGCTGGCCGCCCTGGCGTCCCGCCGCTGGTGGGCGCGCGCCCCGAGGCCGCGGCCAGCGGCAGCGCGACCGTGA
- a CDS encoding sensor histidine kinase, translating to MARPPGLSVRLRLTLSYAALLLVTGAVLLAVVWLYLLRYVPDNDQGLLGVSPNRYLLVGMFGPAAAVALAVLLLFGLVGGWFLAGRVLAPLTRLADAARAVAGGSLSHRVRLPGRADEFRELADLFDAMLDQLEAHVAEQRRFAANASHELRTPLAITQALLDVAHDDPAWDRGEALARLRTANRRAIDLTEALLLLARGDSGNLAREPVDLSLLAEEAAETLLPLAERRGTALDVTGGAAVVDGSAELLLRVVLNLVQNAVAHNLPANSGGRVLVRTGERGGAGVLEVENTGPLLPPELVPTLTEPFQRGARRARADEHAGVGLGLAIVRSVVRAHGGTLRLVARPGGGLRVTVALPLAAASGRAPTSGGTPGRPAPRRSR from the coding sequence GTGGCTAGGCCGCCGGGGCTGAGCGTGCGGCTCCGGCTGACCCTCAGCTACGCCGCGCTGCTGCTGGTCACCGGCGCGGTGCTGCTCGCGGTGGTGTGGCTGTACCTGCTGCGGTACGTGCCCGACAACGACCAGGGCCTGCTGGGCGTCTCGCCGAACCGCTACCTGCTGGTGGGGATGTTCGGGCCCGCGGCGGCCGTGGCGCTGGCGGTGCTGCTGCTGTTCGGGCTGGTCGGCGGCTGGTTCCTGGCCGGTCGGGTGCTCGCCCCGCTCACCCGCCTCGCGGACGCGGCGCGCGCGGTGGCGGGCGGCTCGCTCTCGCACCGGGTGCGGTTGCCCGGTCGCGCGGACGAGTTCCGCGAGCTGGCCGACCTGTTCGACGCCATGCTCGACCAGCTCGAAGCGCACGTCGCCGAGCAGCGCAGGTTCGCCGCCAACGCCTCCCACGAGCTGCGCACCCCGCTGGCGATCACCCAGGCGCTGCTCGACGTGGCCCACGACGACCCGGCGTGGGACCGGGGCGAGGCGCTGGCGCGGCTGCGGACCGCGAACCGGCGGGCGATCGACCTGACCGAGGCGCTGCTGCTGCTCGCCAGGGGCGACAGCGGGAACCTCGCGCGCGAGCCCGTCGACCTGTCCCTGCTGGCCGAGGAGGCCGCCGAGACGCTGCTGCCGCTGGCCGAGCGGCGCGGGACGGCGCTCGACGTCACCGGCGGCGCGGCGGTGGTCGACGGGTCGGCGGAGCTGCTGCTGCGGGTGGTGCTGAACCTGGTGCAGAACGCCGTCGCGCACAACCTCCCCGCGAACTCGGGCGGCCGGGTGCTGGTGCGCACGGGGGAGCGGGGCGGGGCGGGTGTGCTGGAGGTCGAGAACACCGGGCCGCTGCTGCCGCCGGAGCTGGTGCCGACGCTGACCGAGCCGTTCCAGCGGGGGGCGCGCCGGGCCCGCGCCGACGAGCACGCGGGGGTCGGGCTCGGGCTGGCCATCGTGCGCAGCGTCGTCCGCGCGCACGGCGGGACCCTGCGCCTGGTGGCCAGGCCGGGGGGCGGCCTGCGCGTCACGGTCGCGCTGCCGCTGGCCGCGGCCTCGGGGCGCGCGCCCACCAGCGGCGGGACGCCAGGGCGGCCAGCGCCGCGCCGGTCGCGTTGA
- a CDS encoding sensor histidine kinase: MRESAVARMPVWTLRHRPLAGDVLLAALLVVGVHHSEPAGPPEHRWWTTALVLGTVLLRRRRPEAVLAVATVITAIGVAARWPAPSGLFLLLSVLTYSAALHSRHRRPWLHACLAWGATALAGFAAGPAQWWSPEQFSLFACVFGGAGIGDSVRMRHAYVAEVTERARQAEETREQEARRRVLDERLRIARELHDVVAHHIAVISVHAGAAGHVLRDRPDQVWPVLGHIRGAADAVLDEVKSVIGVLRDPDEAPSTQPTPGLDHLPALLAGLEAAGFSVRREESGAPRRLPSVVDLAAYRIAQEALTNAHKHGDGSAELTITRTPEGITVEVVNRIGPGRAGGPGSGFGLIGMGERASATGGSLTSGRLPGGRFRVRAELPAPESATSWDDSADQLPTPTPIPTGGHP, encoded by the coding sequence ATGCGTGAGTCAGCCGTCGCCCGGATGCCCGTGTGGACGCTCAGGCACCGCCCGCTGGCCGGTGACGTGCTGCTGGCGGCGCTGCTGGTGGTCGGCGTGCACCACTCCGAGCCGGCGGGCCCGCCCGAGCACCGGTGGTGGACGACCGCGCTGGTCCTCGGCACGGTGCTGCTGCGGCGGCGGCGCCCCGAGGCGGTGCTGGCGGTGGCGACCGTGATCACCGCGATCGGCGTGGCCGCGCGCTGGCCCGCGCCGTCCGGCCTGTTCCTGCTGCTGAGCGTGCTCACCTACTCCGCCGCGCTGCACAGCCGCCACCGCCGCCCCTGGCTGCACGCCTGCCTCGCCTGGGGCGCCACGGCGCTGGCGGGCTTCGCCGCGGGGCCCGCGCAGTGGTGGTCGCCCGAGCAGTTCAGCCTGTTCGCGTGCGTCTTCGGCGGCGCGGGCATCGGGGACTCGGTGCGGATGCGGCACGCGTACGTCGCCGAGGTCACCGAGCGGGCCAGGCAGGCCGAGGAGACCCGCGAGCAGGAGGCCCGCCGCCGGGTGCTGGACGAGCGGCTGCGGATCGCCCGCGAGCTGCACGACGTGGTCGCGCACCACATCGCGGTGATCAGCGTGCACGCGGGCGCGGCCGGGCACGTGCTGCGCGACCGGCCGGACCAGGTGTGGCCGGTGCTCGGGCACATCCGGGGCGCGGCCGACGCGGTGCTCGACGAGGTGAAGTCGGTGATCGGCGTGCTGCGCGACCCGGACGAGGCGCCCAGCACCCAGCCGACGCCGGGCCTGGACCACCTGCCCGCGCTGCTGGCCGGCCTGGAGGCCGCCGGGTTCTCCGTGCGGCGCGAGGAGAGCGGCGCGCCGCGCAGGCTGCCCTCGGTGGTGGACCTGGCCGCGTACCGGATCGCCCAGGAGGCGCTGACCAACGCGCACAAGCACGGCGACGGCTCCGCCGAGCTGACGATCACCCGCACCCCGGAGGGGATCACCGTCGAGGTGGTCAACCGGATCGGGCCGGGGAGGGCGGGCGGCCCCGGTTCCGGGTTCGGCCTGATCGGCATGGGCGAGCGGGCGAGCGCGACGGGCGGCTCGCTCACCTCGGGACGCCTGCCGGGCGGCCGGTTCCGGGTGCGCGCCGAGCTGCCCGCGCCCGAGTCCGCGACGAGCTGGGACGACTCGGCCGACCAGCTCCCGACCCCGACCCCGATCCCGACCGGAGGACACCCGTGA
- a CDS encoding response regulator, whose amino-acid sequence MTIRVLLADDQALIRAGFRMIVDADPGLEVVAEAADGARAVELACASRVDVVLMDLRMPDVDGIEATRRICADERLAGVRVLVLTTFDDDENVITALQAGASGFLGKNVDPAELVTAIRVVAEGNALLSPKATRGLVSAFVAQSRPPAVAAPGLDLVTGREREVMVLVAHGMSNDAIARHLFLSPLTVRTHVNRAMAKLGARDRAQLVVIAYQNRLVAPGDPSPAG is encoded by the coding sequence GTGACGATCCGCGTGCTGCTGGCCGACGACCAGGCCCTGATCCGGGCGGGCTTCCGGATGATCGTCGACGCCGACCCCGGCCTGGAGGTGGTGGCCGAGGCGGCGGACGGCGCGCGGGCCGTCGAGCTGGCCTGCGCCTCGCGGGTGGACGTGGTGCTGATGGACCTGCGGATGCCGGACGTGGACGGCATCGAGGCGACCCGCCGCATCTGCGCCGACGAGCGGCTGGCGGGCGTGCGGGTGCTGGTGCTCACCACGTTCGACGACGACGAGAACGTGATCACCGCCCTGCAGGCCGGGGCCAGCGGCTTCCTGGGCAAGAACGTGGACCCGGCCGAGCTGGTCACCGCGATCCGGGTGGTCGCCGAGGGCAACGCGCTGCTGTCGCCGAAGGCCACGCGGGGTCTGGTCAGCGCGTTCGTCGCGCAGTCCCGGCCGCCCGCGGTCGCGGCGCCCGGCCTCGACCTGGTGACCGGGCGGGAGCGGGAGGTCATGGTGCTGGTGGCGCACGGCATGTCGAACGACGCGATCGCCCGGCACCTGTTCCTGTCCCCGCTGACGGTCCGCACGCACGTCAACCGCGCCATGGCCAAGCTGGGCGCGCGGGACCGGGCGCAGCTGGTGGTCATCGCCTACCAGAACCGCCTGGTGGCGCCCGGCGACCCGTCGCCCGCGGGCTGA